The genomic DNA CGTTACCCAGGCAAACCGGCTCACAGGCTCCTGCGCGACCAGAGGTAGCGCCGGCGAGACGCGCGGCGGAAACGCGGCACGATCCTGAACCACCGCTGGCAACGGATCGAAGCGCGGCATTACAGGCAGGGCCGAAACCCGCGGCGCTGCCGGAACAGGCTCGACCGCCACGAGCTGCGGCGGTGCGCTGCGCTGGGTCCAACTGAAAATGCCGGCCTGACTGGCAACCAGTGGCGGCGTCAGCGCCTTGACGACGACTAGCATCCACAGCAAGTACGCCAGATGCGGCCTACGCCGGCAGCCCCAGCGAACCAGTGCCGCCACCAGCAGCGCCACGACCGAGACTTGCCAAAACTGCGTCCAGGCCAGCTGCGCCAGAACGTCGGCTGACAGTTCAACGCTTGCTATGTTCGTCATCTTTCTGCTCCCGCTGGTTCAAGATGTCGCGCAGCCGGGCGATGTCCTCGGCCGTGAGCTTGTGATCGGCAATCAGACATTCGACCAGCGGCAGCGCGTCGCCGTCGAACAACCGCGAAACGAAGTCCGCGACCGTCTCGCGTACTACCTGCGTCGGACGAATCCGCGGCCGGTAGTGAGTGCTCTTGCCTTCGCGCCGGGTGGCCAG from Pirellulales bacterium includes the following:
- a CDS encoding BlaI/MecI/CopY family transcriptional regulator, with translation MMVRRAGLSKAELEVARIVWSLGGATVRQVFDALPTDRTLDYKTVQTYLRRLEAKGYLATRREGKSTHYRPRIRPTQVVRETVADFVSRLFDGDALPLVECLIADHKLTAEDIARLRDILNQREQKDDEHSKR